A genomic window from Sulfurospirillum multivorans DSM 12446 includes:
- the nrfD gene encoding NrfD/PsrC family molybdoenzyme membrane anchor subunit, translated as MMQTLSLKKLFNFEKTPLNVVMAVTTVALLAAFMAGAVAYILHGHHVYNVTRQHPWGLLIAMYVFFVVSSTGLCIISSIGHVFGIPEFQQIGKRAIAGAIITISSGFAVIGLEIGHPMTMLIYNVLTPGLTSAIWWMGTLYGLYLTFICLEFFFLAIKVNHTFSKIFGICGLLVGLAAHSNLGAVFGFLVSRPSANGVFYPVYFILSAMITGCYLIFLMYGFRYKMNFPEKVSVMLVKLSKILGMLLAVLIFFEAWKILTALYGDMPERAATIFHAIKHPNFWFGELILGMLIPFTVILVSNAKAIKATVYASITGMVGIFFMRYDLVHDTLLYPMTTLKRAEYQVAPTFVEYFPSAAEFAIGFGGIGLALFLYYVADKVFNLDETTQH; from the coding sequence ATGATGCAAACACTCTCTTTGAAAAAACTCTTTAATTTTGAAAAAACACCCCTAAATGTGGTGATGGCAGTGACAACCGTAGCGCTTCTTGCCGCTTTTATGGCAGGTGCGGTTGCCTATATCTTACACGGACATCATGTTTACAATGTCACGAGACAACATCCGTGGGGATTACTGATCGCGATGTACGTTTTCTTTGTAGTCTCTAGCACAGGTTTGTGTATTATCTCCTCTATCGGACACGTTTTTGGTATTCCTGAGTTTCAACAAATCGGTAAACGAGCGATCGCAGGTGCTATTATCACGATCAGTTCAGGTTTCGCAGTTATTGGTCTAGAAATCGGTCACCCGATGACGATGCTGATTTACAACGTCCTAACCCCAGGTTTGACTTCGGCTATTTGGTGGATGGGCACACTTTATGGACTTTATCTGACCTTTATCTGTTTAGAGTTTTTCTTTTTAGCGATTAAGGTGAATCACACCTTTTCTAAAATCTTTGGTATTTGTGGACTTTTAGTGGGTCTTGCCGCACACTCTAATCTTGGCGCTGTTTTTGGCTTTTTGGTTTCACGTCCTTCTGCCAACGGTGTTTTTTACCCTGTCTATTTTATTCTCTCAGCGATGATCACAGGGTGTTATTTGATCTTTTTAATGTATGGGTTTCGTTATAAAATGAATTTTCCTGAAAAAGTAAGCGTGATGCTTGTGAAACTTTCAAAAATTTTAGGCATGCTTTTAGCCGTATTGATCTTTTTTGAAGCATGGAAAATTTTAACCGCATTGTATGGTGATATGCCTGAACGTGCTGCAACTATTTTTCATGCGATTAAACACCCCAATTTCTGGTTTGGTGAGTTGATTTTAGGTATGTTGATACCGTTTACCGTTATTTTAGTGAGCAATGCAAAGGCGATTAAAGCCACCGTTTATGCCTCTATAACAGGTATGGTGGGCATCTTTTTTATGCGCTATGATTTGGTGCATGACACATTGCTCTATCCTATGACAACGCTCAAACGAGCCGAATACCAAGTCGCTCCCACCTTTGTGGAATATTTTCCCTCAGCGGCAGAGTTTGCCATAGGGTTTGGCGGTATTGGTTTAGCGCTGTTTTTATATTATGTTGCCGATAAGGTATTTAATTTGGATGAAACCACTCAGCATTAA
- a CDS encoding 4Fe-4S dicluster domain-containing protein: MARYGMALNYKNCINCRACESACKEENGVLLLPDHYRIWVGFKEAEGEFPNISIASQTYHPSQCQHCENAPCQQVCPTNATYYGEGGMVMVDPTKCILCTYCINACPYDARYVDNRTNTVDKCTFCSDTRLAAGETTTACQATCPTKVRVFGDLDDPNSEISVLLANKEYRQVKEHLGTKPKLFYIL; encoded by the coding sequence ATGGCACGTTATGGAATGGCACTCAACTACAAAAATTGTATTAATTGTAGAGCATGTGAAAGTGCATGTAAAGAAGAGAATGGCGTTTTACTTTTACCCGATCATTACCGTATTTGGGTCGGCTTTAAAGAGGCGGAGGGTGAGTTCCCGAACATCTCTATCGCTTCACAAACCTATCATCCGAGTCAATGCCAACATTGTGAAAATGCACCGTGTCAGCAAGTCTGTCCTACTAATGCAACCTATTATGGCGAAGGTGGTATGGTGATGGTGGATCCGACGAAATGTATTTTGTGTACCTATTGTATCAACGCATGTCCGTATGATGCGCGTTATGTGGATAATCGAACCAACACGGTTGATAAATGTACCTTCTGTTCCGACACCCGTTTAGCTGCAGGCGAAACAACCACCGCCTGTCAAGCAACCTGCCCAACAAAAGTTCGGGTATTTGGTGATTTGGACGATCCAAACAGCGAGATTTCTGTATTGCTTGCTAACAAAGAGTACCGTCAAGTGAAAGAGCACTTGGGTACGAAACCAAAATTATTTTATATCTTGTAG
- a CDS encoding molybdopterin-dependent oxidoreductase, with the protein MKVEISRRRFLQGSVAMSIAGGVSISSSSMMASAATPAKKVGNEDKKIATLCEMCVNKCAAIAHVRNGVVEKLDPNPLFPKSRNMLCARGNSGIQALYDPDRLKYPLIRDGEKGSGKFKRVSWDEAYAYINEKLTKILDEEQDNRSTVAFCAGEGMAEHTFKSFFTMFGSSHFLNHASLCLATTVSGYSLTIGGYGIADLDNAKYVIMAGANRAEAIVTPDTMDMFKRTNGRGAKLITVDPRFTNTAAKSDKWLAINVGTDLAFVLALTYVVIKEERYNKAFVENYFNGFEEYKNHILNNNYTPEWAEKITGIKAKDIYEVARDFMAHAPQSIYYQGRRTTWSKNDFQLRRAQAIFSALGGGVDVKGGICFGKTLPLMEHDVVAPMYAQAKPRIEKDEAAVVGGSGSWVAFRNMVLENRSPYPIRALFNYKHNPMQNMPNNAKTAEFLKKLDLVVTIDTMPSDTVILSDVILPECTYLERTDPVVSYGGIEPSIAQRNKAIDPMFESKPVMEIMRGLSAKLTKPLFEITKKYDEDVQSAIEDDDEETVYAEFDLTKPFAHDQAELNVNAVAKYEGAADILKEKGVFYPNMNEYFKKVGVNDYEYYPEHKRAYSVRNMKFNTPSGKIECSVPALAKKGIDAMPVWKSEYEMAIPAGKFRFITGRHAQFTQSGTSNNRLLLNLVPQNYAWINKRVAEKLGIKFGDKLEVASKVGKTTIKAYPTEKIGPDTLFFVHGFGVYSKALSLGYNNGGNDAAIIEDGIEPMHGSTCLHDTIVEIRKV; encoded by the coding sequence ATGAAAGTAGAGATCTCACGAAGGAGATTTCTTCAAGGGAGTGTGGCGATGTCTATCGCAGGTGGAGTGAGCATCAGTTCCTCTTCCATGATGGCAAGCGCTGCAACCCCCGCCAAAAAAGTTGGCAATGAAGATAAAAAGATAGCAACGCTGTGTGAAATGTGTGTCAATAAATGTGCTGCCATTGCGCATGTTCGCAATGGTGTCGTTGAAAAACTCGATCCAAACCCACTGTTCCCCAAATCGCGCAATATGCTTTGCGCACGTGGAAATTCGGGCATTCAAGCTCTGTACGATCCTGATCGACTCAAATACCCGTTGATTCGCGATGGTGAAAAAGGAAGTGGTAAGTTTAAGCGCGTCAGTTGGGACGAAGCCTATGCTTACATCAATGAAAAACTCACCAAAATCTTGGATGAAGAGCAAGATAACCGCTCCACAGTCGCCTTTTGTGCCGGCGAAGGTATGGCTGAACACACCTTTAAAAGCTTCTTTACGATGTTTGGCTCTTCGCATTTTCTCAACCACGCAAGTCTCTGTTTAGCCACAACGGTTTCTGGGTATTCACTGACCATTGGAGGGTATGGCATTGCCGATTTGGACAACGCCAAGTATGTCATTATGGCAGGAGCCAATCGTGCGGAAGCGATTGTAACACCTGACACGATGGACATGTTTAAACGCACCAACGGAAGAGGGGCTAAACTCATTACGGTTGATCCTCGTTTTACCAACACTGCTGCAAAAAGTGATAAATGGCTTGCCATCAATGTGGGAACCGACTTAGCCTTTGTCTTGGCACTCACCTATGTTGTCATCAAAGAAGAGCGTTACAACAAGGCGTTTGTGGAAAATTATTTCAATGGCTTTGAAGAGTATAAAAACCACATTTTAAACAATAACTACACGCCTGAATGGGCGGAGAAAATCACAGGTATTAAAGCCAAAGATATTTATGAGGTAGCGCGCGATTTTATGGCGCATGCACCACAATCCATTTACTATCAAGGTCGCCGTACCACATGGTCTAAAAATGACTTCCAACTTCGTCGCGCTCAAGCGATCTTTTCAGCCCTTGGTGGCGGTGTCGATGTCAAAGGGGGTATCTGTTTTGGTAAAACCTTGCCACTTATGGAGCACGATGTCGTTGCCCCAATGTACGCCCAAGCCAAACCACGCATTGAAAAAGATGAAGCAGCCGTTGTGGGCGGTTCTGGTTCATGGGTTGCGTTTCGCAATATGGTTTTGGAAAATCGAAGTCCTTACCCGATTCGAGCACTTTTTAACTACAAACATAACCCAATGCAAAATATGCCCAACAATGCTAAAACAGCAGAGTTTCTGAAAAAACTAGACCTTGTCGTCACGATCGATACGATGCCAAGCGATACGGTGATACTCAGTGATGTTATCTTACCTGAGTGTACTTATTTAGAGCGCACCGATCCTGTCGTTTCGTACGGTGGCATTGAGCCTTCCATCGCGCAACGCAACAAAGCGATTGATCCGATGTTTGAGAGTAAACCTGTGATGGAAATCATGCGAGGGCTGAGTGCAAAGCTTACCAAACCGCTGTTTGAAATTACGAAAAAATACGACGAAGATGTGCAATCAGCGATTGAAGATGATGATGAAGAGACCGTCTACGCAGAGTTTGATCTGACAAAACCGTTTGCGCACGATCAAGCAGAGCTCAATGTCAATGCCGTTGCCAAGTACGAAGGTGCTGCTGATATACTTAAAGAAAAAGGCGTTTTCTATCCCAATATGAATGAGTATTTCAAAAAAGTGGGTGTGAATGACTATGAGTATTATCCTGAGCATAAACGCGCCTACTCGGTACGCAACATGAAATTCAATACCCCATCAGGCAAAATTGAGTGTTCTGTTCCTGCTCTTGCTAAAAAAGGAATCGATGCGATGCCTGTTTGGAAAAGTGAATACGAGATGGCAATTCCCGCAGGAAAATTTCGCTTTATCACCGGTCGTCATGCACAATTTACCCAATCAGGCACCTCCAATAACCGCCTGCTTCTCAATCTTGTGCCTCAAAACTACGCGTGGATCAATAAACGCGTCGCTGAAAAACTGGGCATTAAATTTGGCGATAAACTTGAAGTTGCGAGTAAAGTCGGTAAAACAACTATTAAAGCGTATCCGACAGAGAAAATTGGACCCGATACCCTCTTTTTTGTACACGGCTTTGGTGTGTACTCAAAAGCGCTGAGTCTTGGGTACAACAATGGCGGTAATGACGCGGCTATTATAGAAGATGGCATTGAACCGATGCACGGATCAACCTGTCTTCACGACACCATCGTAGAAATTAGAAAGGTTTAA
- a CDS encoding methyltransferase domain-containing protein, whose product MIAQHTKEFSKNAHCYDDHTALQQEIARYLIAQITSKPQTILDLGCGSGAIFKNIPWEITHFTGVDSAQGMCDLHPTGKEVEIFCEDFESSALFSRLNPPFDLLISSSALQWASDIEALIAKMSLTCKEGAFAIFTDKTFESIYHVSGLPSFLPNAKALIHLFENFFTCKHEIKTYRLFFDDNLSAFRYIKKSGVSGGKRRLNVAQTKALIQNYPHAYLEFEVLFIWGTPSKA is encoded by the coding sequence ATGATCGCACAACATACCAAAGAATTTTCCAAAAATGCCCATTGTTATGATGACCATACCGCGTTGCAACAAGAGATCGCGCGTTATTTGATTGCGCAGATTACTTCAAAGCCTCAAACCATTTTAGATTTGGGGTGTGGCAGTGGGGCTATTTTTAAAAATATTCCTTGGGAGATAACGCATTTTACAGGTGTGGATAGTGCGCAAGGCATGTGTGACCTGCATCCTACAGGTAAAGAGGTTGAGATTTTCTGTGAAGACTTTGAATCGTCTGCACTTTTCTCTCGCCTCAACCCACCGTTTGATCTTTTGATCTCCTCGTCTGCATTGCAATGGGCAAGCGATATTGAGGCGTTAATCGCCAAAATGAGTCTTACATGTAAAGAGGGCGCGTTTGCTATTTTTACCGATAAAACCTTTGAAAGTATCTACCATGTAAGCGGGCTTCCCTCGTTCTTACCTAACGCCAAAGCATTGATACATCTGTTTGAAAACTTCTTTACATGTAAACATGAAATCAAAACCTATCGCCTCTTTTTTGATGACAATCTCTCCGCCTTTCGTTACATCAAAAAAAGTGGTGTGAGTGGCGGAAAAAGACGTTTGAATGTAGCACAAACCAAGGCGCTCATTCAAAATTACCCGCACGCCTACCTTGAGTTTGAGGTTCTTTTCATTTGGGGCACTCCCTCAAAAGCTTAA